A genomic window from Gossypium hirsutum isolate 1008001.06 chromosome D12, Gossypium_hirsutum_v2.1, whole genome shotgun sequence includes:
- the LOC107946454 gene encoding transcription factor bHLH30, producing the protein MCGKKDEDQGECSQAIHNIQGYQEQIYMQQQHQQMQQQQHNIDLFGGTRGGLIFPEVSPILPWSLPPINNFNPALFTGNPVRDDDPFLVPPPPTSYGGLFNRRAPSLQFAYDGTSADHLRILSDTLGPGVQPGSAPFGLQAELGKMTAQEIMDAKALAASKSHSEAERRRRERINNHLAKLRSLLPSTTKTDKASLLAEVIQHVKELKRQTSLIAETSPVPTEIDELTVDTSEEDGKFVIKASLCCEDRSDLLPDLIKTLKALHLKTLKAEITTLGGRVKNVLFITGEEDSSSSGEQQQQQLQYCISSIQEALKAVMEKTSVDESSSGNVKRQRTNISILEHRSL; encoded by the exons ATGTGTGGAAAGAAAGACGAAGATCAGGGAGAGTGTTCTCAAGCTATCCATAACATACAAGGTTACCAGGAACAGATATATATGCAACAACAACATCAACAGATGCAGCAGCAACAGCACAATATTGATTTATTTGGAGGAACTAGGGGAGGGCTGATATTCCCTGAAGTATCTCCCATCCTACCATGGTCTCTCCCTCCGATTAACAATTTCAATCCAGCCCTCTTCACTGGAAACCCGGTTCGAGACGATGACCCCTTTTTGGTCCCTCCTCCGCCAACCTCGTATGGGGGTTTATTCAACAGAAGAGCTCCTTCCCTACAGTTTGCATATGATGGCACCTCAGCTGATCATCTAAGGATCTTATCTGACACACTAGGACCGGGGGTTCAACCCGGCTCAGCTCCTTTCGGGCTCCAAGCTGAGCTGGGGAAGATGACCGCTCAAGAAATCATGGATGCTAAGGCTCTCGCTGCTTCTAAAAGTCACAGTGAAGCtgaaaggagaagaagagaacGAATCAACAACCATCTGGCCAAGCTACGCAGCTTACTCCCAAGCACCACCAAA ACGGACAAGGCTTCACTGCTTGCAGAAGTAATCCAACATGTTAAGGAGCTGAAACGACAGACCTCTTTGATAGCAGAAACCAGTCCTGTGCCCACCGAAATTGATGAGCTAACCGTGGATACGTCGGAAGAAGATGGTAAGTTTGTGATCAAAGCTTCACTTTGCTGTGAAGATAGATCCGACCTTTTGCCTGACCTAATCAAAACATTGAAAGCTTTACACTTGAAGACACTAAAAGCTGAGATTACAACGCTTGGTGGGCGTGTAAAGAATGTTCTGTTTATAACCGGAGAGGAAGACTCCAGTAGTAGCGGTGAGCAGCAGCAACAGCAGCTGCAGTATTGTATTAGTTCAATACAAGAAGCATTGAAAGCGGTGATGGAGAAGACTTCTGTGGACGAGTCTTCTTCAGGGAATGTGAAGAGACAAAGAACCAACATCAGTATTCTTGAACATAGGTCTCTTTAG